Proteins from a single region of Pseudarthrobacter sp. NIBRBAC000502772:
- a CDS encoding carbohydrate ABC transporter permease codes for MSTLTAQRTTAAPAARGGAPKRRSPRRRLRGEAKLHPVVWVFVFAVMGFSLIPFYWLVNTSLKQGVSLSKGELFPSQPTFENYLAVFQNPEFLLALRNSVIIAVVTTTVALVFASFAAYALARLKMRRKAMILTLILSVTTFPAIAIAAPMFSIWREIGLYDTLLGLIIPKLTFALPLAIYTLTSFFKEIPRELEESAYMDGATPFMAFRKVILPLAVPGLATTAILVFISVWNEFLLAVTLTTSPEARPVPVAIAFFSGTSEFDQPLGTISAASVIITVPLVILVLLCQKRIVSGMTAGAVKG; via the coding sequence ATGAGCACCCTGACTGCACAGCGCACGACGGCGGCACCCGCCGCCCGCGGTGGGGCACCGAAGCGCCGGTCACCCAGGCGCAGGCTCCGCGGCGAGGCGAAGCTGCACCCGGTCGTGTGGGTCTTCGTGTTCGCCGTTATGGGTTTCTCGCTCATACCGTTCTACTGGCTGGTCAACACGTCCCTCAAGCAGGGCGTGAGCCTGTCCAAGGGGGAGCTGTTCCCGAGCCAGCCCACGTTCGAGAACTACCTGGCGGTGTTCCAGAACCCCGAGTTCCTCCTTGCCCTGCGCAACTCGGTGATCATCGCCGTCGTCACCACCACAGTGGCGCTGGTGTTCGCTTCCTTCGCCGCCTACGCCCTGGCCAGGCTGAAGATGCGCCGCAAAGCCATGATCCTGACCCTCATCCTCTCGGTCACCACCTTCCCGGCCATCGCCATCGCGGCCCCGATGTTCTCGATCTGGCGCGAAATCGGCCTGTACGACACGCTCCTGGGCCTCATCATCCCGAAGCTGACGTTTGCGTTGCCGCTGGCAATCTACACGCTGACCTCCTTCTTCAAGGAGATTCCGCGTGAGCTCGAGGAATCGGCGTACATGGACGGGGCTACGCCGTTCATGGCCTTCCGCAAGGTCATCCTGCCCCTGGCGGTCCCGGGCCTTGCCACCACGGCGATCCTGGTGTTCATCTCCGTCTGGAACGAATTCCTGCTTGCCGTCACCCTGACCACATCGCCGGAGGCGCGTCCGGTCCCGGTGGCGATCGCGTTCTTCAGCGGAACCAGCGAGTTTGACCAGCCGCTGGGCACCATCAGTGCCGCGTCGGTGATCATCACGGTCCCGCTCGTCATCCTGGTA